The Acinetobacter sp. SAAs474 DNA window TATTTGCAATCCATATTTGCATTTGTCATGCAACATCGATCAATAATTAATTTAATTCAGCATCAGTCTTTTTTGTTGAGCGCAATCACACTTTGGCCTTTACTCGCATATCACTGATTAGACCAAAAGCTAACTTGGCTATTGAGCTATTCATACTACAATGGGATTAATGATGCATTGAAAAACTATTTAATTTAAATCAAAGATATAATGTGACTGAAAATAATGAGTGCAACTATTCCCCATACCAAAGTGCTGTATTTTCACGGCTTAGACTCTTCACGCGAATCTAAAAAATTTAATGTAATCGATTTAGAAAAAAAATTTTGTATTAATGTCGATTATCGCAATCTATCCTTTCAAAGTGTTGCTGATTTTTATGATAATATTATTCAAAAAATTACACCTGATATTATTGTTGGGCACTGTGTTGGCGGTTATTGGGCCTTAAAATTATCACTGGCTTACCAAATTCCCTGCGTGATCGCCAATCCAAATCTATTTCCA harbors:
- a CDS encoding YqiA/YcfP family alpha/beta fold hydrolase is translated as MSATIPHTKVLYFHGLDSSRESKKFNVIDLEKKFCINVDYRNLSFQSVADFYDNIIQKITPDIIVGHCVGGYWALKLSLAYQIPCVIANPNLFPDFRDDYPAILDHDLDHDIPQFAYLELGDEILNMHEIKAHLENYMPITAVDTGHHQLQHPENINPLIQQIESAFLNK